The following DNA comes from Caulobacter mirabilis.
GTGCTCAACTACGGCCTGCTGACCCTGACCACCTGGCTGATCCGGACCGAGCCCCTGCCGCTGTTCCCGGACTGGGCCTGGGTGCACGCCCTGCTGTTCTTCAACCTGATCGCCCTGGCCCTGCGGGCGGTGCAGCGGGTCTATTTCGTCAGCCGCATCTACGGGATCGCCCAAGGCGTCATCGCCCTGCCGCGGATGGTCGTCGGCACCCTGATCAACTTCGCGGCCAGCATGCGGGCGATCCGCCAGTACGCGGGTCACGTCCTGTTCGGCCACAAGATCGTCTGGGACAAGACGGCCCACGAGTTTCCCAGCGACGCGGTGCTCGCGCACGAGCGCCGTCGCCTGGGTGAGATCCTCACCACCTGGCAGGCCATCAGCGAAGCCGAACTGGCCGAGGCTCTAGAAGAACAGCGTCGCCGCCACCGCCCTCTCGGCCGCTTGCTGCTGGATCGCGGCCGGCTGGACGAGGAGACCCTGGCCGAGGCGATCGCGGTGCAGAGCGGCCTGCCGCGCGCGACGGTCGCCCTGGATCAGGTCCGCGCCAACGCCGCCCTGCTGCCCATCGACCTCTGTGTCCGCGCCCAGATCCTGCCCCTCGGCCGCAATCCCGAAGGCAAGGTCATGATCGCCGGCGCTCGCCCGCTGTCGGAGGCCGACCGCGCCTCGGTCGCCGCGGCGCTCGGCCAGGACCCCATCCTGCTGATCGCCCGCGAAAGCGAGATCGAGGCCGGCCTGCGCGCCCTGGGCGGCGGTCGCATCACGCTGCCTCCGTTCGGGCTGCCGCCCCTGACGGCGGAGTTCAATCTCAAGCAGGCCTCCAGCGCGGAGGCGCGCCGTGACCCGTCGTAACCGGATCCCCGCAAGCGCGCTGATGTCGCGCCAGCCCAAGATGATCGCTGCTCTCCACCAGACCATGACCCTGCCCCGCATCCTGGCCGCGCCCGTCGCGGCGACCCTCCTGCTCGCCGCCCCGACCTTGACCGCCGCGCAGACCGACCCGCAGGCCCAAGCCACCGCCGCCTATGCGCATATGCAGCGCGGGGACTACGCGGCCGCGGCGACCGCCGCCGAGCGGGCCGTGGCGGGCGCGCCCGACAACGCCGACTGGCGCCTGCTGCTGGTCGACGCCTACCTCCGCACGGACCGTCCCGCCGACGCCCTCGCGGCGATCCAGCCCCTGGCGAACCGGAGCGACTACCCCGTGCAGTCGCGCCTGGCCCAGGCCGCCGCCGCCGCCGGCCGCAAGGACCTCGCGCTGGAGGCCTACGCCAAAGCCGCCGCGGGCGCGCCTGACGCCGAGTCCCGCGCCTTCCTGACCCGCTCCCACATCGCCGCCCTGGTCGAAGCCAAGCGCCTGGTCGAGGCGCGCGCCGCCTTCGACGCGGCCAAGGCCAACGGCGCGCTGGAAGGTTCAGCGCCGCTCGACCTCGCCAACCTGGCCCTCGCCGTCGGCGACGACGCCACGGCCCACGAGGCCTTCGCCCAGGCGAACACGGCCAAGCCGCTCTCGGGTTCCTCGGCCCTCGACGCCGCCTACAACGCCCGCCGCCTCGGCCGGGACGCCGACGCCGTCCGCTACTTCCGCCAGGGCCTGGACAGCGCCCAGCGCGGCGAGATCACGCTGGACGAGCAGCGGTCCTTCGCCATCCGCCGCGAGGTCGAGACCCTGGAGCGCCGATGGGGCGCCTCCGCCCTGATCAGCCGCGGCGTCGCCGCCGCCGCGCCGGGCGCGGCCCTGGGCGCCGACCAGCGCGGCGTCGTCCAGGCCGGCGGCGAGGTCTACTACCGGCTCGGCGGCTATCGCAGCGGTCGCCCGATCGACGTCTTCGCCCGCGCCTTCCAGACCCTGGACG
Coding sequences within:
- a CDS encoding NfrA family protein, whose protein sequence is MTRRNRIPASALMSRQPKMIAALHQTMTLPRILAAPVAATLLLAAPTLTAAQTDPQAQATAAYAHMQRGDYAAAATAAERAVAGAPDNADWRLLLVDAYLRTDRPADALAAIQPLANRSDYPVQSRLAQAAAAAGRKDLALEAYAKAAAGAPDAESRAFLTRSHIAALVEAKRLVEARAAFDAAKANGALEGSAPLDLANLALAVGDDATAHEAFAQANTAKPLSGSSALDAAYNARRLGRDADAVRYFRQGLDSAQRGEITLDEQRSFAIRREVETLERRWGASALISRGVAAAAPGAALGADQRGVVQAGGEVYYRLGGYRSGRPIDVFARAFQTLDAETGDATGGKTTQGWIGVRWKPIAETNLILEGSRMVALGDLARDDWMVRAAWSADQGVDLRMDRTSWPTWRVYADLAHIVDADQTIGLLEGRAGRSFRIGERSVLTPYAVVRADYDNGLSNKDAIGAGAGLAWRHWFRETPYTAPASFIELSLDYRARLSGDDRAEGTFVTFSLSY